A window of Brachybacterium fresconis contains these coding sequences:
- a CDS encoding carboxymuconolactone decarboxylase family protein, with amino-acid sequence MSAITPLHSLSPSRPAPRVPLGRDGRFEKVARWVVRRVYGKVLDPLEASFHHRPALASMLALEATASFWKKLPPTLHALAVMAPAREIGCSWCMDFGYWEYHHRGVDPRKLRDIGAWRTSSVYSPLERAVLEYAVAATATPSAVTDEMVAALRADLSDGQVVELAALVSLENYRSRTNAGLGLTSQGFADDCEVPSSTAH; translated from the coding sequence ATGTCCGCCATCACGCCATTGCACAGCCTGAGCCCCTCGCGCCCGGCGCCGCGGGTGCCCCTGGGCCGCGACGGACGGTTCGAGAAGGTCGCGCGCTGGGTGGTCCGTCGCGTGTACGGGAAGGTCCTGGATCCGCTGGAGGCCTCGTTCCATCACCGCCCGGCGCTCGCATCGATGCTGGCCCTCGAGGCCACCGCCTCGTTCTGGAAGAAGCTCCCACCCACGCTCCACGCGCTGGCCGTGATGGCCCCGGCACGCGAGATCGGCTGCTCCTGGTGCATGGACTTCGGGTACTGGGAGTACCACCACCGAGGGGTGGATCCCCGCAAGCTCCGCGACATCGGCGCATGGCGCACCAGCTCGGTCTACTCCCCGCTGGAGCGGGCTGTGCTGGAGTACGCGGTGGCCGCCACGGCGACCCCGTCGGCCGTGACCGACGAGATGGTGGCCGCGCTCCGCGCGGATCTCAGCGACGGCCAGGTGGTCGAGCTGGCCGCGCTGGTCTCGTTGGAGAACTACCGCTCGCGCACCAACGCGGGACTGGGCCTGACCAGCCAGGGGTTCGCGGACGACTGCGAGGTACCCTCGAGCACGGCGCACTGA
- a CDS encoding ABC transporter permease codes for MRTALWAEVLKTRRALVPRIVVAALVLGPLTLAAGLLAGKDDPAIAAQLAPFATGDPWRDLSTLVAIVTAAGGLLGFGILLAWFFGREFIDRTIGGLFAAPVGPRAVATAKLLVFAAIIATVAILLGVGVLGTGFALGLPTPHPADLGHVGRVVAVTALTGLGAIPCAWAATLSRGLLAPIGTAVALLVSAQIAMLSEIGAWYPFAAPGAWAGSAGVPDELNVSPIQLTLVVATAALFAALTLRSWGRLRL; via the coding sequence ATGAGGACGGCGCTGTGGGCCGAGGTGCTCAAGACCCGTCGCGCGCTGGTGCCGCGGATCGTGGTCGCGGCGCTGGTGCTCGGACCCCTCACGCTGGCCGCCGGTCTGCTGGCCGGCAAGGACGACCCGGCGATCGCTGCACAGCTCGCACCCTTCGCGACCGGTGACCCCTGGCGGGATCTCTCCACCCTGGTGGCGATCGTGACAGCCGCCGGCGGCCTGCTCGGTTTCGGCATACTGCTCGCCTGGTTCTTCGGTCGCGAGTTCATCGACCGCACCATCGGCGGGCTCTTCGCGGCGCCGGTGGGACCGCGTGCGGTCGCCACGGCGAAGCTGCTCGTCTTCGCGGCAATCATCGCCACCGTGGCGATCCTGCTCGGGGTGGGAGTGCTCGGGACCGGTTTCGCGCTCGGCCTGCCCACGCCCCACCCGGCGGACCTGGGGCATGTCGGACGGGTCGTCGCCGTCACCGCCCTGACGGGCCTCGGCGCGATTCCGTGCGCATGGGCCGCGACGCTCTCCCGTGGCCTGCTGGCTCCGATCGGAACCGCCGTGGCGCTGTTGGTCAGCGCACAGATCGCGATGCTGTCGGAGATCGGCGCCTGGTATCCCTTCGCCGCGCCCGGGGCCTGGGCGGGATCGGCCGGCGTCCCGGACGAGCTGAACGTCTCGCCGATCCAGCTGACGCTGGTCGTGGCAACTGCCGCGCTGTTCGCGGCGTTGACGTTGCGCTCCTGGGGGCGGCTCCGGCTCTGA
- a CDS encoding ABC transporter ATP-binding protein translates to MNSRDVLLAFDGVAKRYPSGDGLRGMDLEVRAGQVHAIVGMNGAGKSTLMRIALGMTARDSGEVTVLGLSIDKIDTARWRRAGQAVDGVESYPELTVAENLTLAARMHGLVRTEAVRATDRSLADLDLSPLRGRRARDLSAGNRLRARIAAAVVHDPDLIVLDEPTASLDPAGVLLVRGLLTERAVRGAGVLVSSHHLDEVARVADVITVVSRGRAIGRLDPRGADLERAFFHLVHADTATCQGGDGGTPAPFAPGADPPVIPGAAPVDPGSSRERES, encoded by the coding sequence GTGAACTCCCGCGATGTCCTGCTGGCCTTCGACGGGGTGGCCAAGCGCTATCCGTCCGGGGACGGTCTGCGGGGAATGGACCTCGAGGTCCGCGCCGGCCAGGTCCATGCGATCGTGGGGATGAACGGTGCGGGCAAGTCCACGCTGATGCGCATCGCACTCGGTATGACTGCCCGCGACAGTGGAGAGGTGACGGTCCTCGGCCTCTCGATCGACAAGATCGACACCGCCCGCTGGCGTCGGGCCGGGCAGGCCGTCGACGGGGTCGAGAGCTACCCCGAACTCACGGTCGCGGAGAATCTGACGCTCGCAGCTCGGATGCACGGCCTCGTGCGCACGGAGGCCGTTCGGGCGACGGACCGCAGCCTCGCCGACCTCGACCTGAGCCCACTGCGCGGCCGACGCGCACGAGACCTGTCGGCCGGAAACCGGCTGCGGGCACGGATCGCCGCAGCAGTTGTCCATGACCCTGACCTGATCGTGCTCGACGAGCCCACCGCGAGCCTCGACCCCGCCGGCGTGCTGCTGGTGCGCGGCCTCCTGACCGAGCGTGCCGTTCGCGGCGCCGGGGTGCTGGTCTCGAGCCATCATCTCGACGAGGTCGCCCGAGTGGCCGACGTCATCACGGTCGTGAGCAGAGGCCGTGCCATCGGACGACTCGACCCGAGGGGTGCGGACCTCGAACGCGCGTTCTTTCACCTCGTGCACGCCGACACCGCAACGTGCCAGGGTGGCGACGGCGGCACGCCCGCACCCTTCGCACCAGGGGCGGATCCGCCCGTGATCCCCGGCGCTGCTCCCGTCGACCCCGGCAGCTCGAGGGAACGCGAGTCATGA
- the sigJ gene encoding RNA polymerase sigma factor SigJ — protein MTTTHEAAFESHRRALLGAAYRVLGTVQDSEDAVQETWLRWQDVDLASVREPRAFLLTAVTRTALNTVRTRSRLREEYVGPWLPEPVSTDADADPGRAAEIADDVSLALLVVLESLSPLERAAFVLHEVFAAPYAEIAETLERSEAAVRQLVRRARAHVRERTPRHPVDESTHRALTEAFLEAVRGTAALEDMISVLSPDVVLTTDGGGHAKAARRPVRGTDNVLRFAAGVLAKPEIVILSWQVADINGRPALVGHDGPRVDCVVWVEGETAGAETMVTRIDMIRNPGKLRAVRV, from the coding sequence ATGACCACGACCCACGAGGCAGCATTCGAATCCCACCGCAGGGCCCTCCTCGGGGCCGCGTACCGGGTGCTGGGCACGGTCCAGGACAGCGAGGACGCCGTCCAGGAGACGTGGTTGCGCTGGCAGGACGTGGACCTGGCGTCCGTGCGCGAGCCCCGCGCCTTCCTGCTCACGGCCGTCACCCGCACGGCGCTGAACACGGTGCGCACGCGCAGCCGACTGCGGGAGGAGTACGTCGGCCCGTGGCTGCCCGAGCCGGTCTCGACGGATGCCGACGCGGATCCGGGGCGTGCCGCGGAGATCGCCGATGACGTGTCCTTGGCCCTGCTGGTCGTGCTCGAATCGCTCTCCCCGCTCGAACGCGCGGCCTTCGTGCTCCACGAGGTGTTCGCCGCCCCGTACGCCGAGATCGCCGAGACCCTCGAGCGCTCCGAGGCCGCCGTGCGGCAGCTGGTCCGTCGCGCCCGTGCGCACGTCCGCGAGCGCACCCCGCGTCATCCGGTCGACGAGAGCACCCATCGCGCCCTGACCGAGGCATTCCTCGAGGCGGTGCGCGGCACGGCGGCGCTCGAGGACATGATCTCGGTGCTGTCCCCCGATGTCGTCCTGACCACGGACGGCGGCGGGCACGCCAAGGCTGCCCGCCGACCCGTCCGCGGCACGGACAACGTGCTGCGTTTCGCCGCCGGGGTGCTGGCCAAGCCCGAGATCGTGATCCTGTCGTGGCAGGTCGCCGACATCAACGGACGACCGGCGCTGGTCGGACACGACGGTCCGCGGGTGGACTGCGTGGTCTGGGTCGAGGGCGAGACAGCAGGCGCCGAGACGATGGTGACCCGGATCGACATGATCCGCAATCCCGGAAAGCTCCGCGCCGTGCGGGTCTGA
- a CDS encoding DUF4188 domain-containing protein translates to MDPDPHPAPPPHPGGTRPAKIRPPSLTHAPVDGIVVFHIGMTVHRPLRPDLWGPVFAAMPRMLAELYRAKAAHERGEGEDLGFLEAHSMFGGTGPWVVQYWKSVEHLYAYARMGEKAHLPAWQRFNRLARQHPGAVGIWHETYDVPSSGIETLYGNGAAVGLAKAVGTVPLTARGKAARQRLDTRLPGEQSASAGARG, encoded by the coding sequence ATGGATCCCGACCCGCACCCCGCACCGCCCCCGCATCCCGGCGGGACGCGGCCCGCGAAGATCCGCCCACCCAGCCTCACCCACGCTCCGGTCGACGGCATCGTCGTCTTCCACATCGGCATGACGGTCCACCGGCCGCTCCGTCCCGACCTGTGGGGGCCCGTCTTCGCCGCGATGCCGCGCATGCTCGCCGAGCTCTACCGGGCCAAGGCGGCGCACGAGCGCGGCGAGGGCGAGGACCTCGGCTTCCTCGAGGCGCACTCGATGTTCGGCGGCACCGGACCCTGGGTCGTGCAGTACTGGAAGAGCGTCGAGCACCTGTACGCCTACGCCCGGATGGGCGAGAAGGCGCATCTGCCCGCCTGGCAGAGGTTCAACCGGCTCGCTCGGCAGCACCCGGGCGCGGTCGGGATCTGGCACGAGACCTACGACGTCCCCTCCTCCGGCATCGAGACGCTCTACGGCAACGGGGCGGCGGTGGGCCTGGCGAAGGCCGTCGGCACCGTGCCGCTGACCGCCCGCGGAAAAGCAGCGCGCCAGCGGCTGGACACCCGCCTGCCCGGCGAGCAGTCGGCGTCGGCCGGCGCGCGCGGCTGA
- a CDS encoding MerR family transcriptional regulator — protein sequence MRISELSATTDVPIGTIKYYLREGLLPAGHRSSRTTADYDDDHVERLRLIRALVRTGGLGIAAVRRVLAVIDDPDPQRLDVLSTAQDALTGGKGAEEAGGAETSRAPEARPVGPVHAWVAARGWPTGPGDPVLEQLEKAWAACEAAGIHVDDAMMADYADAIEQVARVDVAAVPQGADDAVRRVVIGTIMMEPVLSALRLLAQRHVSVRQAGKAAGVAPCSASHR from the coding sequence ATGAGGATCTCGGAGCTGTCGGCGACGACCGACGTGCCGATCGGCACCATCAAGTACTACCTGCGCGAAGGTCTGCTGCCCGCGGGGCATCGCAGCTCGCGCACCACCGCCGACTACGACGACGATCATGTGGAGCGTCTGCGCCTGATCCGTGCTCTGGTGCGGACCGGCGGGCTGGGCATCGCCGCCGTCCGCCGGGTGCTCGCGGTGATCGATGACCCCGATCCGCAGCGGCTCGACGTGCTCTCCACGGCGCAGGACGCCCTGACCGGCGGGAAGGGCGCCGAGGAGGCGGGCGGTGCGGAGACGAGTCGGGCGCCCGAGGCGCGGCCCGTCGGCCCCGTGCACGCCTGGGTCGCCGCACGCGGCTGGCCGACGGGGCCGGGAGACCCGGTCCTCGAGCAGCTGGAGAAGGCGTGGGCCGCGTGCGAGGCGGCTGGGATCCACGTCGACGACGCGATGATGGCGGATTACGCCGATGCGATCGAGCAGGTGGCCCGGGTGGACGTCGCGGCCGTGCCCCAGGGGGCAGACGACGCGGTGCGCCGCGTCGTCATCGGCACGATCATGATGGAGCCGGTGCTGTCCGCGCTGCGCCTGCTCGCCCAGCGGCACGTGTCCGTGCGGCAGGCCGGGAAGGCTGCAGGCGTCGCTCCGTGCTCTGCCAGCCATCGGTGA